The following are from one region of the Roseobacter fucihabitans genome:
- a CDS encoding cytosine deaminase, whose translation MDFAKLPAGPLTLQNLTVADCLVGGSGDLTRMDLHLREGKITDQPGQVVDMKGAMVFPAFIDMHTHLDKGHIWPRAGNPDGSFAGALATVGADRQANWSAKDLRTRMDFALRCAYAHGTRAIRTHLDSIPPQDDISWDVFKEMRAQWKGRIDLQAACLLGCDQVSRDGPFVHTADLVAQAGGVLGMVAYPVADIKDRVRAFFELAAARGLEADFHVDETLDPTSETLRVVAQTVLDMGFDAPVTVGHLCSLSTQDAGRAADTMDLVARAGLNVVSLPMCNLYLQDRRHGTPRSRGITLVHEMKARGINLCFASDNTRDPFYAYGDLDMIEVMREATRIGHLDHSGHDWAHAFLTNPAAACGFEAPGLVPGAPADLVICRARSWTELFARPQADRIVLRAGVQIDRTLPDYAELDHLMRTS comes from the coding sequence ATGGATTTTGCCAAACTGCCAGCGGGGCCTTTGACCCTGCAAAACCTGACCGTTGCGGACTGCCTCGTAGGCGGTTCGGGGGATTTGACGCGCATGGATTTACACCTGCGGGAGGGCAAGATCACCGACCAACCCGGACAGGTGGTCGACATGAAAGGCGCGATGGTCTTTCCCGCCTTCATCGACATGCACACCCATCTGGACAAGGGGCATATCTGGCCGCGTGCTGGCAATCCAGACGGCAGTTTTGCGGGGGCGCTTGCGACCGTCGGGGCGGACAGGCAAGCCAATTGGAGCGCAAAGGACCTGCGCACGCGGATGGATTTCGCGCTGCGCTGCGCCTATGCGCATGGCACCCGCGCGATCCGTACCCATCTCGATAGTATCCCGCCCCAGGACGATATTTCATGGGACGTCTTCAAAGAAATGCGCGCGCAGTGGAAGGGGCGGATCGACTTGCAAGCGGCCTGCCTTCTGGGTTGTGATCAGGTCTCGCGCGATGGTCCATTTGTGCATACCGCCGATCTGGTGGCGCAGGCGGGCGGCGTTTTGGGTATGGTGGCCTATCCGGTGGCCGACATCAAAGACCGCGTCCGTGCTTTCTTCGAACTCGCCGCCGCGCGGGGGCTGGAGGCGGATTTCCACGTCGATGAAACGCTTGATCCGACATCTGAGACGCTGCGCGTGGTGGCGCAAACGGTGCTGGATATGGGGTTTGACGCACCCGTGACTGTGGGGCATTTATGCTCACTGTCAACGCAGGATGCAGGCCGCGCGGCAGATACGATGGATCTGGTGGCGCGCGCCGGGTTGAATGTGGTGTCATTGCCCATGTGCAACCTTTATCTTCAGGACCGCCGCCACGGTACGCCCCGGTCGCGGGGCATCACGCTGGTGCATGAGATGAAAGCGCGCGGGATCAATCTGTGTTTCGCCTCCGATAATACGCGCGATCCGTTTTATGCCTACGGCGATCTGGATATGATCGAAGTCATGCGCGAGGCCACGCGCATCGGGCATCTGGATCATTCGGGCCACGACTGGGCGCATGCTTTTCTGACCAATCCGGCGGCGGCCTGCGGGTTTGAGGCACCCGGTCTGGTGCCCGGCGCGCCTGCCGATCTGGTCATATGTCGTGCGCGCAGCTGGACCGAGCTTTTCGCGCGCCCGCAAGCCGATCGCATTGTGTTGCGCGCCGGGGTCCAGATCGACCGCACCCTGCCGGATTACGCCGAACTTGACCATTTGATGAGGACATCATGA
- a CDS encoding FAD-binding oxidoreductase: protein MTPNIAAAKAALSHLDIEENTAAIKSKSRDFFWYSPVLKARLDGVVADFVVSPRNEGEVIEVLKTCYAHDVPVTTRGAGTGNYGQAMPLAGGCVMHLRHMSAVRDIQPGRVIVEPGCLLKDLDAACKDHSGQEIRMFSSTWATATIGGFIAGGSGGVGSCTWGSLRDLGNIIRLRVVTMEEEPRVLEFQGEELARVSHAYGTNGIITEIEMPLAPAYEWIEMFVATDDFMDAARFAEELANEDGILIKLATVFEAPIAKDYFQRVAPHVESGTNLIGLMVAPHSMDGFATFLGRRPGARLIYRSDASDWDRGPGMVFEYGWNHTTLRALKVDPSITYLQVRYGFPQHLPLIEQMREALSPEVLQHLEVLKEGGKVMFAGLSLVKFTSEARLDEIVKIHEEAGAMVFNPHRYTLEEGGRQTVDDRQLAFKREADPKGLLNPGKMIAWDDPDWAFDEMYAYPKIRAAE, encoded by the coding sequence ATGACGCCAAATATTGCCGCCGCCAAAGCCGCCCTGTCACATCTGGATATCGAAGAAAACACCGCGGCGATCAAATCCAAGAGCCGCGATTTCTTTTGGTACTCCCCGGTGCTCAAGGCGCGCCTTGACGGTGTGGTCGCCGATTTCGTGGTCAGCCCGCGCAACGAGGGGGAGGTGATCGAGGTGCTCAAAACCTGCTACGCGCATGACGTGCCGGTCACCACGCGCGGGGCGGGGACGGGCAATTACGGTCAGGCGATGCCGCTGGCGGGCGGCTGCGTCATGCACCTGCGCCATATGTCGGCGGTGCGCGATATCCAGCCGGGGCGCGTGATCGTCGAGCCGGGGTGCCTGCTCAAGGACCTTGATGCGGCTTGCAAGGACCATTCGGGTCAGGAAATCCGCATGTTTTCCTCGACCTGGGCCACGGCGACCATCGGCGGGTTCATTGCCGGGGGCTCGGGCGGTGTCGGCTCCTGCACCTGGGGCTCGCTGCGCGATCTGGGCAACATCATCCGCCTGCGGGTCGTGACGATGGAAGAAGAGCCGCGCGTCCTGGAGTTTCAGGGCGAAGAACTGGCACGGGTCAGCCATGCCTATGGCACCAATGGGATCATCACCGAAATCGAAATGCCGCTGGCCCCGGCCTATGAGTGGATTGAGATGTTCGTGGCCACGGATGATTTCATGGATGCCGCGCGTTTTGCCGAAGAACTCGCCAATGAGGATGGTATCCTGATCAAGCTGGCCACGGTCTTTGAGGCCCCCATCGCCAAGGATTATTTCCAACGCGTCGCCCCCCATGTGGAAAGCGGCACAAACCTGATCGGGTTGATGGTGGCACCCCATTCCATGGACGGGTTCGCCACATTTCTGGGCCGCCGTCCCGGCGCGCGGCTGATCTATCGCAGTGACGCTTCGGATTGGGACCGTGGTCCGGGCATGGTGTTTGAATATGGCTGGAACCACACAACCCTGCGCGCGCTTAAGGTCGATCCGTCGATTACCTATCTGCAAGTGCGCTATGGGTTTCCTCAACATCTGCCGCTGATTGAACAGATGCGCGAGGCCTTGAGCCCGGAAGTCCTGCAACATCTAGAAGTGCTCAAAGAGGGCGGTAAGGTCATGTTCGCGGGCCTTAGTCTGGTGAAATTCACCTCGGAGGCGCGGCTCGATGAAATCGTGAAAATCCACGAGGAGGCTGGCGCTATGGTCTTCAACCCCCATCGCTACACGCTGGAGGAGGGGGGGCGGCAAACCGTCGATGATCGCCAGCTGGCGTTCAAGCGCGAGGCCGATCCCAAGGGGTTGCTCAACCCTGGCAAGATGATCGCCTGGGATGATCCGGATTGGGCGTTTGATGAGATGTATGCCTATCCGAAAATCCGCGCGGCGGAGTGA
- a CDS encoding NAD(P)H-dependent oxidoreductase, protein MTRALVLFAHPCAESFSAALHGCVTDRLAACGWEVDDCDLNAEGFAPVLTAEERRGYHEEGSNAGPVADYVARLRAADALVMVFPVWNFGYPAILKGFLDRVFLPGVSFKLEGGQVVPNLRNIRKLAAVTTYGGTRLRALMAGDPPRKSVTRAVWHVCRPDKTRYLALYDMNRATHEHRTAFLTRVGAEMEAF, encoded by the coding sequence ATGACACGTGCGCTGGTCCTATTTGCCCATCCCTGTGCTGAGAGTTTCTCAGCGGCTTTGCATGGGTGTGTCACGGATCGTTTGGCGGCGTGCGGCTGGGAGGTCGATGATTGCGATCTGAACGCTGAAGGTTTTGCGCCTGTTTTGACGGCTGAAGAACGGCGCGGGTATCACGAGGAGGGTTCAAACGCGGGCCCTGTTGCCGATTATGTCGCACGTTTGCGGGCGGCGGATGCGCTGGTGATGGTTTTCCCGGTGTGGAATTTTGGCTATCCCGCCATCCTCAAGGGATTTCTGGACCGGGTATTCCTGCCCGGCGTTTCGTTCAAATTAGAGGGCGGCCAGGTGGTCCCGAACCTGCGCAATATCCGCAAACTGGCCGCCGTGACGACCTATGGCGGGACGCGCCTGCGGGCTTTGATGGCCGGTGACCCGCCGCGCAAATCCGTGACCCGCGCGGTCTGGCACGTCTGCCGCCCCGACAAAACGCGATATCTGGCGCTTTATGACATGAACCGGGCCACGCATGAGCATCGCACAGCCTTCCTTACGCGTGTGGGTGCGGAAATGGAGGCATTCTGA
- a CDS encoding NAD(P)H-dependent oxidoreductase: MRALVVYCHPKETSFTAAVRDQVVSKLAQAGAEVRVQDLYQDGFNAVMSATEFDRYEDTPRNRAPVAKATEDVLWCDTLIFIYPTWWYGMPAMLKGWMDRVLLPDVAFLMPDGDSDNIRPGLTQITGLGVFTTCGASWGLTQLIGSPGKRIILRGIRSICARSCKTVFAAHYLMDSSTDASRRAHLARVGLKMEKFLRRTRDRPRAVRA, encoded by the coding sequence ATGCGGGCGCTCGTTGTCTATTGCCATCCAAAGGAGACCAGTTTCACCGCCGCCGTGCGCGATCAGGTGGTGTCAAAACTTGCGCAGGCCGGTGCGGAAGTTCGGGTTCAGGACCTGTATCAAGACGGGTTTAACGCAGTCATGTCCGCGACAGAATTTGACCGTTACGAAGACACCCCGCGAAACCGTGCGCCGGTGGCAAAGGCAACGGAAGATGTCCTGTGGTGTGATACGCTGATTTTTATCTATCCAACCTGGTGGTACGGGATGCCGGCCATGCTCAAGGGCTGGATGGACCGCGTTTTGTTACCCGATGTGGCGTTCTTGATGCCGGATGGAGACAGCGACAACATTCGTCCGGGCTTGACGCAAATCACCGGGTTGGGCGTGTTCACCACCTGCGGGGCGAGTTGGGGTTTGACCCAATTGATCGGATCACCGGGCAAACGCATCATTCTGCGCGGGATCAGGTCGATCTGCGCGCGCAGCTGCAAAACGGTATTTGCCGCGCATTACCTGATGGACAGCTCAACCGATGCCTCCCGCCGCGCGCATCTGGCACGGGTCGGGCTCAAAATGGAAAAATTCCTGCGCAGAACGCGTGATCGACCCAGAGCGGTGCGTGCATGA
- a CDS encoding creatininase family protein: MSVKCDWADFRAPDFEAIDPMKTIAILPTAAIEQHGPHLPVGTDTLIAQGMLARLRREAPDDLDLRILPVQAVGKSNEHLWAAGTLSLSAATALSVWTEIGLSVARAGIRKIAIVNSHGGNLDLVSILSRELRVQANMLAVKCQWGAFGTPAGLFSEQENTFGIHGGDVETSLMLHLRPQTVDMSKAKDFRSTAETSAISPIGAISYGWIASDLNAEGTVGEAHLATAQKGAATAAHQVAGFIDLLRKIEATGLPRA, translated from the coding sequence ATGAGCGTCAAATGCGACTGGGCCGATTTTCGAGCCCCTGATTTCGAGGCGATTGATCCGATGAAGACAATCGCGATCCTGCCAACGGCGGCGATTGAACAGCACGGGCCACATTTGCCCGTGGGCACCGATACCCTGATTGCGCAGGGGATGCTGGCGCGACTGCGCAGGGAGGCACCGGATGATTTGGATCTGCGTATCCTGCCGGTGCAAGCCGTTGGCAAATCGAACGAACACTTGTGGGCAGCGGGTACTTTGAGCCTGTCTGCGGCGACGGCGCTGTCGGTCTGGACGGAAATTGGCCTCTCTGTCGCCCGTGCCGGTATCCGCAAAATTGCGATCGTAAATTCGCATGGCGGAAATTTGGACTTGGTGTCGATCCTGTCACGCGAGCTGCGTGTGCAGGCCAATATGCTAGCGGTCAAATGCCAATGGGGCGCGTTTGGCACACCGGCTGGGCTCTTTTCCGAGCAGGAAAATACATTTGGCATCCATGGCGGGGATGTGGAGACGTCGCTCATGCTGCATTTGCGTCCGCAGACGGTGGACATGAGCAAGGCAAAGGATTTTCGCTCCACAGCTGAAACCAGCGCAATTTCCCCGATTGGCGCGATTTCATATGGGTGGATCGCCAGCGATCTGAATGCGGAAGGGACAGTTGGCGAAGCTCATCTGGCGACAGCCCAGAAAGGCGCGGCGACGGCGGCTCATCAGGTTGCGGGGTTCATAGATCTGCTGCGCAAGATCGAAGCCACGGGCTTGCCGCGCGCCTGA